A genomic window from Terrisporobacter glycolicus ATCC 14880 = DSM 1288 includes:
- the buk gene encoding butyrate kinase: protein MTYRVLAVNPGSTSTKFAVYDGENQVFAKTLNHSVEELSKFKSIMDQFEMRKNEIEKVLKENNIELKSINAVVGRCGGLPPVKSGAYLINEEMIDRLNNRPTLDHASNLGATISYSIANEIGVNSYIYDPVCVDESGDIAKVSGLKGLDRVCLTHALNTRAMAIKYAKMNNKNYKDLNLIVAHLGGGISLNVHEKGKMVDFVSDEEGPFSPERAGRLPAKMLVDLCYSGKYTHKEMVKNVRGRGGIVSYLNTVDAREVEERIANGDEYAKLIYDALALQVAKSIGELATVVNGDVDAIIITGGIAYSKYMSESISKRIKFIAPVEILAGENELEALAFGALRVLEGEEEATIYSETDFIKA from the coding sequence ATGACTTATAGAGTTTTAGCCGTAAATCCTGGCTCAACATCAACAAAATTTGCAGTATATGATGGAGAAAATCAAGTTTTTGCAAAAACATTAAATCATTCAGTAGAAGAATTATCAAAGTTCAAATCTATAATGGATCAGTTTGAAATGAGAAAAAACGAGATAGAAAAAGTTTTAAAAGAAAACAATATAGAGCTAAAAAGTATAAATGCGGTAGTTGGAAGATGTGGAGGATTACCACCAGTAAAGTCAGGTGCATATTTAATAAATGAGGAAATGATAGATAGATTAAATAATAGACCTACATTAGACCATGCATCAAATTTAGGAGCTACAATTTCATACTCTATTGCCAATGAAATTGGTGTAAATTCATATATATATGATCCAGTTTGTGTAGACGAAAGTGGAGATATAGCAAAAGTGTCTGGACTTAAAGGACTGGATAGAGTTTGCTTAACTCATGCATTAAACACTAGAGCTATGGCAATAAAATATGCAAAAATGAACAACAAAAACTATAAAGATTTAAATTTAATAGTAGCTCATTTAGGTGGAGGTATAAGCTTAAATGTTCATGAAAAAGGGAAAATGGTAGACTTTGTTTCTGATGAAGAAGGACCATTCTCACCAGAAAGAGCAGGAAGATTACCAGCAAAAATGTTAGTTGATTTATGTTATTCTGGCAAATATACTCACAAAGAAATGGTTAAAAATGTGAGAGGTAGAGGTGGAATAGTTTCATATTTAAATACTGTTGATGCTAGAGAAGTTGAAGAAAGAATAGCTAATGGTGATGAATATGCAAAATTAATATATGATGCCCTAGCTTTACAAGTAGCAAAATCTATAGGGGAACTTGCTACAGTTGTTAATGGTGATGTGGATGCAATAATTATAACTGGTGGAATAGCTTATTCTAAATATATGAGCGAATCAATAAGTAAGAGAATTAAGTTTATAGCACCAGTAGAAATATTAGCTGGAGAAAATGAATTAGAGGCTTTAGCTTTTGGTGCACTTAGAGTATTAGAAGGTGAAGAAGAAGCTACAATATACAGTGAAACTGATTTTATAAAAGCTTAG
- a CDS encoding GtrA family protein yields the protein MLAIKNTIVEKFKLYKDKIMEYIKFNIIGTANFIVAQIFYLTLYLVFKIHYLVAYTITSVISITASYYLNSRFTFKEQKYSFKKYLLSFLVYIFEYALNLGVILLLVNIFGLSKAIAPIIAPVFSTIPVFFLMRLVIKHTDEKK from the coding sequence GTGTTAGCCATAAAAAATACAATCGTAGAAAAGTTTAAACTATATAAGGATAAAATTATGGAATATATAAAATTTAATATTATCGGTACTGCAAATTTTATAGTTGCTCAAATATTTTATTTAACCCTATATCTAGTTTTTAAAATCCATTATTTGGTTGCATATACGATTACAAGCGTTATAAGTATTACTGCATCTTATTATTTGAATTCTAGATTTACATTCAAAGAGCAAAAATATTCTTTTAAAAAATACTTGTTAAGCTTCTTAGTATATATATTTGAATATGCTTTAAATCTAGGTGTTATATTATTATTAGTTAATATATTTGGTTTAAGTAAAGCTATAGCTCCTATAATAGCCCCTGTTTTCTCAACTATTCCAGTATTTTTTCTAATGAGATTAGTTATAAAACATACAGATGAAAAAAAATAA
- a CDS encoding pyridoxal phosphate-dependent aminotransferase — MKLSMVADHARWPRENDIIFNLSERAQNAEQNIGKENVINATIGALMDDDGKLITMSSVFEQLKSLPNNEISAYASIAGQDDYKEAIRKICFQGNDPDGYVRVVASPGGSGAIKLAMWNYTNPKDVILTSDWYWSPYGIIGEEAGRGVANYKLFNDEGRFNIESFKSKFKEIIDKQGNIFTIINTPGHNPTGYTVSDDEWDEILDFAKEIAKDESKKIVLFIDVAYIDFVKDDIASRKFFKKFGNLPENILSIVGFSMSKGFTAYGMRMGAAIGISSSEDMAEEFYYSLMHSCRANWSNCNRGAMSILSHLISDDKKYAEYKIEKDQYKDMLFKRAEAFVQGAREVNLDILPYRDGFFVSIPCNNPKEVCEALTKENLYLVPLKMGLRFAVCAVSEEKCKKAPKIIKEAFEKLNH, encoded by the coding sequence ATGAAATTAAGTATGGTTGCAGACCACGCAAGATGGCCCAGAGAAAATGACATTATATTTAACTTATCTGAAAGAGCTCAAAATGCAGAACAAAATATAGGTAAAGAAAACGTTATCAACGCTACTATTGGTGCATTGATGGATGATGATGGAAAGCTAATAACAATGAGTAGTGTTTTTGAACAATTAAAATCATTGCCTAACAATGAAATATCTGCTTACGCTTCTATTGCAGGGCAAGATGACTATAAAGAGGCTATAAGAAAAATTTGTTTTCAAGGTAATGATCCAGATGGTTATGTAAGAGTTGTAGCTTCTCCAGGTGGAAGTGGTGCTATTAAATTAGCAATGTGGAACTATACTAATCCCAAAGATGTAATTTTGACTTCTGATTGGTACTGGAGTCCTTATGGAATTATAGGAGAGGAAGCTGGAAGAGGGGTTGCAAATTATAAATTATTTAATGATGAAGGAAGATTCAATATTGAATCTTTTAAATCTAAATTTAAAGAAATTATAGATAAACAAGGAAATATATTTACGATAATTAATACTCCTGGTCATAATCCAACAGGATATACTGTGTCTGATGATGAGTGGGATGAAATATTAGATTTTGCAAAAGAAATTGCAAAGGATGAAAGTAAAAAAATAGTTTTATTTATAGATGTTGCATATATAGATTTTGTTAAAGATGATATAGCAAGTAGAAAATTTTTTAAGAAATTTGGAAACTTGCCAGAGAATATATTATCAATAGTAGGCTTTAGTATGTCAAAAGGATTTACTGCTTATGGAATGAGAATGGGAGCAGCCATAGGAATATCTTCAAGTGAAGATATGGCAGAAGAATTCTATTACTCACTAATGCATTCTTGTAGAGCGAATTGGTCTAATTGTAATAGAGGAGCCATGTCTATTCTTTCTCATTTAATTTCAGATGATAAAAAGTACGCAGAATATAAAATTGAGAAAGATCAATATAAAGATATGCTTTTTAAAAGAGCAGAAGCTTTTGTACAAGGTGCAAGAGAAGTAAACCTTGATATACTTCCATATAGAGATGGATTTTTTGTAAGTATACCATGCAATAATCCAAAAGAAGTTTGCGAAGCACTTACTAAAGAGAATCTTTATTTAGTTCCTTTAAAAATGGGATTAAGATTTGCAGTATGTGCAGTATCAGAAGAAAAGTGCAAAAAAGCTCCAAAAATCATAAAAGAAGCTTTTGAAAAGTTAAATCATTAG
- a CDS encoding bifunctional enoyl-CoA hydratase/phosphate acetyltransferase, producing the protein MINKLEGILHQLKGDKKVILSVAAAHDEEVLLAVQSAVEKDIIVPILIGDESKIREISKEINFDLNGIKIIQKDTIEECAEVAVKLVSSKEADFVMKGLLDTSVILKAVLNKEWGLRTDSLLSHVMVYEIPTYDKLLVTTDGGMNIAPDYDQKVKILKNAIEATKPLGLEEIKVACLAAKEKVNTKMPATVDANALQEAGERGEFGEGIIVEGPLAFDLAVSKEAAKIKGFESRVAGETDIMLMPTIEVGNGIGKTLTYFAGGKSAGIIMGAKAPIVLVSRADSHESKLYSIAYGALIAGHNK; encoded by the coding sequence ATGATAAATAAATTAGAGGGCATATTACATCAATTAAAAGGTGACAAAAAAGTTATATTATCAGTGGCAGCAGCTCATGATGAAGAGGTTTTGCTAGCTGTTCAAAGTGCAGTAGAGAAGGATATAATAGTTCCAATTTTAATTGGTGATGAAAGTAAAATAAGAGAAATTAGTAAAGAAATAAATTTTGATTTAAATGGAATAAAAATAATACAAAAAGATACTATAGAAGAATGTGCTGAAGTTGCTGTAAAATTAGTTTCTTCAAAAGAAGCAGATTTCGTAATGAAGGGATTACTAGACACTTCAGTTATATTAAAAGCAGTTTTAAATAAAGAGTGGGGACTTAGAACAGATAGTTTACTTAGTCATGTTATGGTTTATGAAATACCTACTTATGACAAATTATTAGTAACTACAGACGGAGGTATGAACATAGCTCCTGATTATGATCAGAAAGTAAAAATATTAAAAAATGCTATAGAGGCAACTAAGCCTTTAGGCTTAGAAGAAATAAAAGTTGCATGTTTAGCTGCAAAAGAGAAAGTAAATACTAAAATGCCAGCTACAGTTGATGCAAACGCTTTACAAGAAGCTGGTGAAAGAGGAGAGTTTGGGGAAGGCATAATAGTAGAAGGGCCTTTAGCATTTGACTTGGCTGTGTCTAAAGAAGCAGCAAAGATAAAAGGTTTTGAAAGTAGAGTAGCAGGAGAAACAGATATAATGTTAATGCCAACTATAGAAGTAGGAAATGGTATAGGAAAAACTTTAACATATTTTGCAGGCGGAAAATCTGCTGGAATAATTATGGGTGCAAAAGCTCCTATTGTTTTAGTTTCTAGAGCTGATAGTCATGAGTCAAAATTATACTCAATAGCTTATGGTGCCTTAATTGCAGGTCATAATAAATAA
- a CDS encoding indolepyruvate oxidoreductase subunit beta, with the protein MTKSIMLVGVGGQGTILASKLLTIGLMEAGYDVKMSEIHGMSQRGGSVSSQVRYSEDNVYSPVIEIGGADMIVSFEKMEALRYLKYLKPEGKVVVNNYRLNSVSTLVGKFEYKEEEIDSELKRLNAKIIDAAKKAEELGNSKVMNVILLGSLVKSMKLEKIDWEDIIRKNVKEKFIDLNIKAFRVGMDLVEEVIKATV; encoded by the coding sequence ATGACTAAAAGTATTATGTTAGTAGGTGTAGGTGGTCAAGGGACTATACTTGCAAGTAAATTATTAACTATAGGTCTAATGGAAGCTGGATACGATGTAAAGATGAGTGAAATACATGGTATGAGCCAAAGAGGTGGGTCAGTTTCTTCTCAAGTAAGATATAGTGAAGATAATGTTTATTCTCCTGTTATTGAAATTGGTGGAGCAGATATGATAGTTTCCTTTGAAAAAATGGAAGCTTTAAGATATTTAAAATACTTAAAACCAGAAGGAAAAGTAGTTGTAAATAATTATAGATTAAACTCAGTATCTACATTAGTAGGAAAATTTGAATACAAAGAAGAAGAAATAGATTCAGAATTAAAAAGACTAAATGCAAAAATTATAGATGCAGCAAAGAAAGCTGAAGAACTAGGAAATTCAAAAGTAATGAATGTTATATTATTAGGTTCTTTGGTAAAATCAATGAAGCTAGAAAAAATTGACTGGGAAGATATTATAAGAAAAAATGTAAAAGAAAAATTTATTGATTTAAATATAAAAGCTTTCCGCGTTGGTATGGACTTAGTAGAAGAAGTAATTAAGGCAACTGTTTAA
- a CDS encoding single-stranded DNA-binding protein encodes MNKVILVGRLCQDPDLKYIGEKNIPITKFTLAVNRDYKNAQGEHDTDFINCEIWNRQAEVFSKYMTKGRLVYMEGRVKVDKYLSPSGENKKSITVSCDLFRFIDFKQNDSTENTFNNEDIFTNEVFDGDISESEIPF; translated from the coding sequence ATGAATAAAGTCATATTAGTAGGAAGATTATGTCAAGATCCAGATTTAAAATACATAGGTGAAAAAAATATCCCTATTACTAAATTTACATTAGCAGTTAATAGAGATTATAAAAATGCTCAAGGAGAACATGATACTGACTTTATCAATTGCGAAATATGGAATAGACAAGCAGAAGTTTTTAGCAAATATATGACTAAAGGTAGATTAGTTTACATGGAGGGAAGAGTTAAAGTAGATAAATATTTATCTCCAAGCGGAGAAAATAAAAAATCTATTACAGTAAGCTGTGACTTGTTTAGATTTATAGATTTTAAACAAAATGATAGCACTGAAAATACCTTCAATAATGAAGATATCTTTACAAATGAAGTTTTTGATGGTGATATATCCGAAAGTGAAATTCCTTTTTAA
- a CDS encoding MerR family transcriptional regulator: protein MKDFFTIGEISKLFDINKKTLRYYDEIDLFKPSFVNKENKYRYYTLDQFQYLETIKYLKELGLSLDKIKYNLNNVNTEDVIHSLEEQNNFINQKISELELIKHKINNKIMQIKDSTREDLLGIIREIDFEERQAVRLRHSIKTDYDIELSLRKLTKMSENKIFLTYGEVGVSIAREDLIQQEYGEYKSIFVMIEEEKYDKNLIKIFPKGTYVCIRFKGIHKDAPPYYEKLMSHINKEGYKILDDSLEMELTDPSLSLTDEEVIMELQILVKKS, encoded by the coding sequence ATGAAGGATTTTTTTACCATAGGAGAAATATCTAAGCTATTTGACATAAATAAAAAAACATTAAGATATTATGATGAGATAGATTTGTTTAAACCCAGTTTTGTTAATAAGGAGAATAAGTATAGGTATTATACATTAGACCAATTTCAATATTTAGAGACAATAAAGTATTTAAAAGAACTTGGACTTTCATTGGATAAAATAAAATATAATCTAAACAATGTAAATACAGAAGATGTAATACACTCCTTAGAGGAACAAAATAACTTTATTAATCAGAAAATAAGTGAATTGGAACTTATTAAACATAAGATTAATAATAAAATAATGCAAATTAAAGATTCAACAAGAGAAGACTTACTAGGAATTATTAGGGAAATAGATTTTGAGGAAAGACAAGCTGTTAGATTAAGACACAGTATTAAAACTGATTATGATATTGAACTTTCTCTTAGAAAGTTGACCAAGATGTCTGAAAATAAAATTTTTCTAACATATGGAGAAGTTGGAGTATCCATAGCTAGAGAAGATTTAATTCAGCAAGAATATGGAGAATATAAATCTATTTTTGTAATGATAGAAGAAGAAAAATATGATAAAAACTTAATAAAAATATTTCCAAAAGGGACCTATGTTTGTATTAGGTTTAAGGGCATTCACAAAGACGCACCGCCGTATTATGAAAAATTAATGTCTCATATTAATAAAGAAGGGTACAAAATATTAGATGACTCATTGGAGATGGAGCTAACAGATCCAAGTTTATCTTTAACGGATGAAGAAGTAATTATGGAACTACAAATTTTAGTTAAGAAATCTTAA
- a CDS encoding sensor histidine kinase, with protein MKKDIYRSIIRNSKIAYLIINSKMDNHNKYIGIEVLEQNKEFEKIFKLLTENNVFEKEVTELIVNNWIKSQFKGDEFDQFVNDIIKNGHKNIEYTVEINNKTAIIDIYYLEEYFIVVYSMNYNMSYDEEDFIIYNWAKDLNGVYIDVCENCNDPKLNDKKTITGKRDLDLWETSDVRKFRQQENNVISNRNVKTFYQTLRKKDGTKIYLESTIWPIIDDNDNIIGTRGFSVEINDKLVFEKSLEQNEENFREITKYSDSVFIIRDKERATYVSPAFRNVFEDSPEDLYKDFNKLDEYFKRVEWNDYNINYKFDFDQCNEGTGKIKLDNGKEKWIWYKFLPIKDSKGNISKRVGILTDVTEKKKIEEEKNQLKLDFFANLSHELRTPINLISSTIQLIKLNLTKISPQDANKFYKYMDIMEMNSLRLVRLINNLLDSTRVEAGYISFNPINSDIVAFIEDICESIVEFTEFNSMHLIFDTNVEEEVVLFDQDIIERTMLNLLSNAVKFNKKNGNIYVNLYIKGDKIKISVKDEGIGIPKDKASCIFERFEQVESRNRMEKQGSGIGLYLVKSLVSLHGGTIKVNSEVNQGSEFIVVIPRELPNNGKELIVQKKEEVRYSRANIEFSDI; from the coding sequence ATGAAAAAGGATATTTATAGAAGTATAATAAGAAATAGTAAAATAGCTTACTTAATAATAAATAGTAAAATGGATAATCATAATAAATACATTGGCATAGAGGTATTGGAGCAAAATAAAGAATTTGAAAAAATTTTTAAGCTATTAACAGAAAATAATGTATTTGAAAAAGAAGTAACAGAATTAATAGTAAATAATTGGATAAAAAGTCAATTTAAAGGAGACGAATTTGATCAATTTGTAAATGATATAATTAAAAATGGTCATAAGAATATAGAGTATACCGTTGAAATAAATAATAAAACTGCAATTATAGATATATATTATTTAGAAGAGTATTTTATAGTAGTGTATTCAATGAATTATAATATGAGTTATGATGAAGAAGATTTCATAATATACAATTGGGCAAAAGATTTAAATGGAGTATATATTGATGTATGCGAAAACTGTAATGATCCCAAATTAAACGATAAAAAAACAATCACTGGAAAAAGAGACTTAGATTTATGGGAAACATCTGATGTTAGGAAATTTAGACAACAAGAAAATAATGTAATATCAAATAGAAATGTAAAAACTTTCTACCAAACATTAAGAAAAAAAGATGGCACTAAAATCTATCTAGAATCAACCATATGGCCTATAATAGATGATAATGATAATATAATAGGAACAAGAGGTTTTAGTGTAGAAATTAATGATAAGTTAGTTTTTGAAAAAAGCTTAGAACAAAATGAAGAAAATTTTAGGGAGATAACTAAGTATTCTGATTCTGTGTTTATTATCAGGGATAAGGAAAGGGCAACTTATGTCAGCCCTGCTTTTAGAAATGTATTTGAAGATAGCCCAGAGGATTTATATAAAGATTTTAATAAATTAGATGAGTATTTTAAGAGAGTCGAATGGAATGATTATAATATAAATTATAAATTTGATTTTGACCAGTGTAATGAAGGAACTGGAAAAATAAAATTGGATAATGGAAAAGAAAAATGGATTTGGTATAAATTCTTGCCAATAAAGGACTCAAAAGGCAATATATCAAAAAGGGTAGGAATTTTAACTGATGTAACAGAAAAAAAGAAAATAGAAGAAGAAAAAAATCAACTTAAATTAGACTTTTTTGCAAATTTATCCCATGAATTGAGGACGCCAATCAATCTTATATCAAGCACAATTCAACTTATCAAATTAAATTTAACAAAAATATCACCACAAGACGCTAATAAATTTTATAAATATATGGATATAATGGAAATGAATAGCCTAAGACTTGTGAGGCTTATAAACAATTTATTAGATTCAACACGAGTTGAGGCAGGATATATAAGCTTTAATCCCATTAATTCAGATATAGTGGCATTTATAGAAGACATATGTGAATCTATTGTGGAATTTACAGAATTTAATAGTATGCACTTAATTTTTGATACAAATGTTGAAGAAGAAGTAGTACTATTTGACCAAGACATTATAGAAAGAACTATGCTTAATTTATTATCAAATGCAGTTAAGTTTAATAAAAAAAATGGTAATATATACGTAAATTTATATATTAAAGGAGATAAAATTAAGATTAGTGTAAAAGATGAAGGAATTGGAATACCAAAAGATAAAGCAAGCTGTATATTTGAAAGATTTGAACAAGTTGAAAGTAGAAATAGGATGGAAAAACAGGGAAGTGGTATAGGGCTATATTTGGTAAAATCTTTAGTAAGTTTGCATGGAGGAACCATTAAAGTTAATAGTGAAGTTAACCAAGGTAGTGAATTTATAGTAGTTATACCCAGGGAATTACCAAATAATGGTAAAGAGCTTATTGTACAAAAAAAAGAAGAAGTAAGATATAGTAGAGCAAATATAGAGTTTTCAGATATATAA
- a CDS encoding Mrp/NBP35 family ATP-binding protein, translated as MSNCNSCPSNGSCNKEQSSCSVVNNPLNKINKIIGVMSGKGGVGKSTVSALIAKNLAKQGYKVGVLDADITGPSIPRLLGVDKQRARATEEFIYPAITADGIKVMSLNLLIENEEEPVIWRGAMVSNAVKQFYTDVLWEELDYLIIDMPPGTGDVALTVMQSIPINGIVMVTIPQDMVSMIVTKAVHMVQKLDIDVIGVVENMSYITCPDCGKKIQIFNGENNRKFLDDMNLDLLGQLPMNSGIGNVSIGIYRDGDEEVEGLFNPIVINMIKSLEEKEKEVSGAF; from the coding sequence ATGTCAAATTGTAATTCATGTCCATCAAATGGATCTTGTAATAAAGAGCAATCAAGTTGTTCAGTGGTTAATAATCCACTAAATAAAATTAATAAAATTATAGGTGTTATGAGTGGAAAAGGTGGAGTAGGAAAATCTACAGTATCAGCGCTTATAGCAAAAAATTTAGCTAAACAAGGATATAAAGTAGGTGTATTAGATGCAGATATAACAGGCCCTAGTATACCAAGACTTTTGGGTGTAGATAAGCAAAGAGCAAGAGCGACAGAGGAATTTATATATCCAGCAATAACAGCAGATGGAATAAAAGTAATGTCTCTAAACTTATTAATAGAAAATGAAGAAGAACCTGTTATTTGGAGAGGTGCAATGGTTTCTAATGCAGTAAAACAATTTTATACAGATGTTTTATGGGAAGAATTAGACTACCTTATAATAGATATGCCTCCAGGAACAGGAGATGTAGCTTTAACAGTTATGCAATCAATTCCTATAAATGGTATAGTAATGGTTACGATACCTCAAGATATGGTATCAATGATAGTTACAAAAGCTGTTCATATGGTACAAAAATTAGATATAGACGTTATAGGTGTAGTTGAAAATATGAGCTATATAACATGTCCAGATTGTGGGAAAAAGATTCAAATATTTAATGGAGAAAATAATAGAAAATTCCTTGATGATATGAATTTGGATCTTTTAGGCCAATTACCAATGAATTCTGGAATAGGAAACGTATCTATAGGTATTTATAGAGATGGTGATGAAGAAGTTGAAGGATTATTTAATCCTATAGTAATAAATATGATTAAATCATTAGAAGAAAAAGAAAAAGAAGTCTCAGGGGCATTTTAG
- the iorA gene encoding indolepyruvate ferredoxin oxidoreductase subunit alpha: MKKLMTGNEAIARGAYEAGVKYASAYPGTPSTEILENIALYKDDILAEWAPNEKVAVEAAAGASIAGARTVASMKHVGLNVAADPLFTVAYTGVTGGFVIITADEPGQHSSQNEQDNRNYARAAKIPMFEPSTSQEAKDMFKEAFEISEKFDTPVLYRLTTRLCHSKGIVECKDRKEVGIKEYVKDAPKYVTVPANSRVLRGKVEERLHNLEKFSNETDLNSIELNDTKVGIIASGMCTNFAKEVFGNDASYLKLGFTFPMPDEKIKEFASKVEKIYVIEENDEFIEEHVKALGINCNGKDVFPSYGEMTPDVIRKAIYGKTFDHLETNEELLVPRPPTFCAGCPHRGLFYELGKRKDVVITGDIGCYTLGFAPPYNAMDCVVCMGASLGSGHGAQQVFNMVEGNKKRVVGVLGDSTFFHTGINGLLDIIYNNGNAISIILDNRITGMTGHQENPGSGFKLQGEPTNEISIESVVRACGVKNLRVINPNDLKEVNDTLDWAFANEEASVIITRWPCALKKFSKEDIEEFNKPFTTKCEVVEDLCIGCKKCTKTGCPAISYNKEAKKSKIDRNQCLGCEVCAQVCPKEAIVKEVK; this comes from the coding sequence ATGAAGAAATTAATGACAGGTAATGAGGCCATAGCTCGTGGCGCATATGAAGCTGGTGTAAAATATGCTTCAGCTTATCCGGGAACTCCAAGTACGGAGATATTAGAAAATATAGCATTATATAAGGATGATATCCTTGCAGAATGGGCTCCAAATGAAAAAGTAGCAGTTGAAGCAGCAGCAGGAGCTTCAATAGCAGGTGCAAGAACTGTTGCATCTATGAAACATGTTGGTTTAAATGTAGCAGCTGATCCGTTGTTCACAGTAGCATATACAGGTGTAACTGGAGGATTTGTAATAATTACAGCAGATGAGCCAGGACAACATTCATCACAAAATGAGCAAGATAATAGAAATTATGCTAGAGCAGCTAAAATTCCAATGTTTGAACCATCAACTAGTCAAGAAGCTAAAGATATGTTCAAGGAAGCATTTGAAATAAGTGAAAAATTTGATACGCCAGTTTTATATAGATTAACAACTAGACTATGTCATTCAAAGGGGATAGTTGAGTGCAAAGATAGAAAAGAAGTTGGAATAAAAGAGTATGTAAAAGATGCACCTAAATATGTTACAGTTCCTGCAAATTCAAGGGTATTAAGAGGAAAAGTAGAAGAAAGACTTCATAATTTAGAAAAATTCTCTAACGAGACAGACCTTAACTCAATTGAATTAAATGATACTAAAGTAGGAATTATTGCATCTGGAATGTGTACAAATTTTGCAAAAGAAGTGTTTGGAAATGATGCATCTTATTTAAAATTAGGATTTACTTTCCCAATGCCAGATGAAAAAATAAAAGAATTTGCATCTAAGGTAGAAAAAATTTATGTTATAGAAGAAAATGATGAATTCATAGAAGAGCATGTTAAAGCTTTAGGAATAAATTGTAATGGTAAAGATGTATTTCCATCATATGGAGAAATGACACCGGATGTTATAAGAAAAGCTATATATGGAAAAACATTTGATCATTTAGAGACAAATGAAGAATTATTAGTTCCAAGACCACCAACATTCTGTGCAGGATGTCCACATAGAGGATTATTCTATGAATTAGGAAAAAGAAAAGATGTAGTTATAACTGGAGATATAGGATGTTATACTCTAGGATTTGCACCACCATATAATGCAATGGACTGTGTAGTTTGTATGGGTGCATCTTTAGGTTCAGGACATGGAGCACAACAAGTTTTCAACATGGTAGAAGGAAATAAGAAAAGAGTTGTAGGTGTGCTTGGAGATTCAACATTCTTCCATACAGGAATAAATGGGCTTTTGGATATTATTTATAACAATGGTAATGCAATATCAATAATATTAGATAATAGAATTACTGGTATGACAGGACATCAAGAAAATCCAGGTTCTGGATTTAAATTACAAGGTGAGCCAACTAATGAAATAAGTATAGAATCAGTAGTTAGAGCTTGTGGTGTGAAAAATTTAAGAGTAATAAATCCTAATGATTTAAAAGAAGTAAATGATACTCTTGATTGGGCATTTGCAAATGAAGAGGCATCTGTAATCATTACAAGATGGCCATGTGCCCTTAAAAAATTCTCTAAAGAAGATATAGAAGAGTTTAATAAGCCGTTCACAACAAAATGTGAAGTCGTAGAAGATTTATGTATAGGATGTAAAAAATGTACTAAGACAGGATGTCCAGCAATTTCATACAATAAAGAAGCTAAAAAATCTAAAATAGATAGAAATCAATGTTTAGGATGTGAAGTGTGTGCACAAGTATGTCCTAAAGAAGCAATAGTAAAGGAGGTAAAATAA